One window of the Manihot esculenta cultivar AM560-2 chromosome 14, M.esculenta_v8, whole genome shotgun sequence genome contains the following:
- the LOC122721733 gene encoding putative UPF0481 protein At3g02645: MEISGRTSTEQIKTINDVSLDIYELAKSVRSELEILHPLSDDCCIYRVPKLLRQLNEKTYTPRAVSVRPLHHGKPELRPMEGHKTRYNDFLEWSEKDLEDYIELVKDREIRLRNYFLRLYQQPPKLQNRKKIKKPTVPSVAELHQAGVPFELGSGKNLLNIKFQKGILEIPSLQIDDSTEILLRNLKAFEQCL; this comes from the exons ATGGAGATTAGTGGTAGAACATCAACTGAGCAAATCAAGACAATTAACGATGTTTCACTTGATATTTACGAGCTAGCAAAGTCAGTGAGAAGTGAACTGGAAATCTTGCATCCGTTATCTGATGACTGTTGTATCTATAGAGTACCTAAGCTACTTCGCCAGTTAAACGAGAAAACCTACACACCTCGAGCAGTCTCCGTTAGACCACTTCACCATGGCAAACCAGAATTAAGACCGATGGAAGGACATAAAACAAGGTACAACGATTTTCTTGAATGGAGTGAGAAAGATTTGGAGGACTATATTGAACTTGTTAAAGATCGCGAGATCAGATTGCGCAATT ATTTTCTAAGACTTTATCAACAGCCTCCAAAGTTGCAGAACAGAAAGAAAATCAAGAAGCCAACAGTACCTAGTGTCGCAGAGCTCCATCAAGCTGGTGTCCCGTTCGAGTTGGGTTCAGGCAAAAACTTGCTCAACATAAAATTCCAGAAGGGGATTTTGGAAATTCCATCGCTGCAAATTGATGAC